Genomic DNA from Solanum dulcamara chromosome 4, daSolDulc1.2, whole genome shotgun sequence:
CCTAATGTAGTTTAAGGTAAACGTTTTCCTGACAATCGcggattttttaaatttgattcTTTAGGGAGGCCAAAATAAGGAAGGACAGAGCCCCAGGAAGTCCAGTGAGGACCTTTCTGCCTCAAGAAGAATACTAGGGAGTCTTAGAGAGCCTCTTCTTGAGAACAAGAGATAAGTAGTATGCTGAAGCTTCTGTCTCAGTAATGTGTTAAACCAGAGTCTGCATACGCcgaggaaagaaaaaaaatgcttGTGCAATCTGCACATATAATTTTGTGAGGATATACTTATTTATATGAACACATGCCCACTGCTGGTGAAATTCTGAAGCTGGTTTCATGTTCCCTacttaaaatataaagaaaatggAACAAACTGAAATACTGCAATAAGTTGGAATATTGGATTGAACCAATGCTTAGTGAAATGGTTTGTAAAAACTTTGCCACACTTAATATCTACACTAAACACAGTAGTTAGTTTACCATCATTATGTGATAATACTGACGTGAGAATGTGTATTCACTTAACCATGGTTAAGTGATAACAATGCATATAAAACACGTCATGTATTCATTGGATTGATGTAAACACGAGATGTGAGTAAAGACCCTTTGAACTGTGCTTGATCATTTCCAAAGGTTTGTGGGGGAAGGGGGGAGgattcagaatttgaattcacTACATAAAGATAATTAGTTTTACTTCTTGGTACACAAAGTTGTCTTTTTTCTAAACTTCACAAAGACACTTGATGTGTCAATAAACAAGAAGATGGCTGAATTTCAAAAAAAGCTTACCCAAAGTTATAACAAAAGTATGCTATATTGGAGTTTCTTCATCAAAATGCtcaatcattttatcattccaAAGAAGAAGAATCACTGAACATCTCCAAATGATATAAAGCCTTGTTCTTTGTTCTTGAATGTACTTACAACATCTCTTCCATGACCTAAACTTTAACTCTCTTGGCAATAGGAAGTCCCTTGTCATCATGATCATGAAACTAGATAAAACATATGGCTATTCAAGAAATGAATGGAGAAACTTCTAAAGATTGCATTCTTTGATAGCCAagatatataatttggaaacacaacaaaaatagaaTACAAATTAATTTTGTGGTAACTAATTGACAGATGTTGTTTGCTGATTGGTGAGTATGTGCCAGGTTGTAAAGGGACCTACTAGTTTTGGTAGAAGAATAAGCAGAGTGACCAGCTTGTCTCCCTGCCAAActccacaaaaaaaataacaagtGACTCAACCAAATTTGTCTACTACATTCAATACTTATTAATTCTTGTACAAGAAGCCCATATTTATCACACATATAAACAAGTGTTTTTTTCAACACCTTGTGAATATTATTGAGATATGCTACTGTTTAATTATTCTCAacaaatatgattttttcttaACTATTGAGACGAGAATATATGGGAAGATAAGAATAAAATCGTCATAGTTGGTTTAAAATACATGAACTTTGATATTTTACAATATGAAAATGTTCTTAGGCATCTTCTTGTCCTCAAGTCCCTTTACTTATTCCAAAAGGCATATAGAGTTACAGGAAACACTGCAAGGAATATGTATCTTTTTAGATTGATAAGTTCATTTTCCACTGATATCTTCTTTGACATGTTGTCCTCTTTGTATTCCGTTAATAAAGAGCCAGAATTTTTACTAAAGGATTCAATATATAAGAAGTAAACACATCAAAAAATTAGAGGGTtcaacatataaaaataatttaagtgtGACCTATCTTGCTGCTAACCCGATGTTTCACTCTCGCACTAAATATTTGGAGATTGATTTTCACTTTATCGAGTCTTTATACACAAAAGGAACTTAAAGTTCAATAGATTTTTTCTCATGAACAACTTGTGGATAATCTTACTAAGTCTCTCTTGAAAAATAGTTTCTGTGATTTGTGTGGCAAGTTGAACCTTATACCTGGTtcaacttgagggggagtgGTAAGTATGTTAATTTGGTATTAGTTAATGTATCTATTAAGGGTTCTTTATGTAATTCCATATTTATCAATTCTTGTATAAATACCTCTTATATGATCAACGAATATTACGTTGGGTTCGTTTTCCACTTATCTCTTCTTTGACATGTTGTCCTCCTTATAATTAGTCAATGGCGTAATCATGATTTTACTAAAGGGTTAAAAATATAAGAAGTAAAAACACGAAAAAGTTAAAAGGattcaacatctactatatatacataaaaaataattttaatcatatataaactATGTAATTTCTGCTGAAGCGGATTCGGATAAACTCCCTTGGCCATACTTGGCTCAGCACCTGtatcccatatatatatattatttgttgaatttaagttatatacaatAACAAAGTAAATAATCTTcacattatcaaatatttttaactatttGTGTAAATATTTTACTGCATTCTTAGGTTATTAATTTAAGGTAACTATAGACAGTTATATGTCATCATAAGTTATTTTCATCCCCACATTGTTAAAAAACTATACACTTCAGTATACATAAGTATAAAGTGAACAAAGTAAGTAACAATTACATGTTGAATATTGCTTCTCTGCTTTGTGCAATCTACACACACATGTTGGTTATGAACggaatatttatttatgtacaaattcaagaaaagaaaaggaagatttACAACAAAATGTAATTTACaattataaaagaagaaaatagaacACAATTTACATCCAAATATAGATTCTAGGAGTAGTTGTCCTAACACAAAAGTATAGTTAATTATGCAAATCCACAAAACAAAAACGTGATTTACAcaataataaaacaaaattgaaggtaaaaaaataatctaaaattaCTTGTCCCAACACAAAAGCATAGTTATGCAAATCCTCATAATGTAGAGTTTCCCCTTTTGTTGTTTCACCATTCTTCTTAACTTTGATAATCTTAGCTGTTTCTTCATCattattaatctttctcttaaTTAGTGATCCCTCAAACCAAAAATTTCCACCAAATAGCCACGTATCAAAAACTCCAAAGGGACCTTCTATTTATACATGAAGACTTGATTgactttgatttgattgattacattatatattaattagaaGAAGACTTAATTGTATTAGAGTAGGGTAGGGTCATAGTGCATCCTGAGATAACATCCACGTCACGTGCCCTTTCTTGTTTAGAGTATTATAAGTCTTCTaagtacatacatatatattatatatagacaAATCTTTGTCTGCCACTATACTCATTATTGCCACCCGAGCAAAGATTTCAAGTTTATAAATTCTTAATTctataataacataataataattaaattttaaatttaatatttatacgtaataatataaatatataatttgaataaaATGTATTGGATTTGACTGAAACCGCATGCAGGCTACTAGCTTCGCCATTAGCCGTTGGCCCACCCGTACGTGTTTAACAATTTTATTTAAGTTATATCTAATTAACGTAATATGGGTAATTAGCCCCCCCTGTCTGTCTTTTCATCTGACACCATTATTACTTCTTTAATTTCCTAACTTATTAGTTACGCTACACATACATGAGAGACATAAATAAATGAGAAGCTAAAATGAATTATACACTTATCTCAAGTTAATGCATACTCAAAGTCCCATTGATGGGACaagattaaatttaaaattggcCCTCTCCTTATTGAGTTTTCCATCAATAATATAAGTTTGAGCTATCTCTTAATTTACGCTTAATCCTATTTGAGGGTGTGACAGGTTATTAAAGGAACATGttgtttcaattttaatttgtaGTGACTTTATTGaactcaaaagaaaagaccaGAGTGAGTGGAGGGAAGTTTCCCACATTGGCATGTCAATTAAGTGataataataatgcatatatttGATGTAGACTAAATAAGACACTACAATCACAGCATTCTCTTTTTAAACATAACTAAAAAGGCAAAATTAAAGAGACTCCAAAAGCCTAGATCCACGCATATATCTGAGATTGTACGTATTCGACTGTTGGGTCCTTCTTGGAGAAAAATCAGGCTGCCCAAATTGCACCATATGCTACCCTAAATCAGAGTTGTTTGTAACGACTCGTTCGGGTAGCTACGGGTAAGCCAATCCAATGGAAAAGAATTTTGGATCAAAAAACTTTTATGTTGTAACTTGAAAAATTCCAAACTAGGTCAGTCTTAGACGGAATTTGAGTAAGGTGAGGTCCAGGGCAATCCGATAAGGTTTGGTGTTAATGTCTAAGCTTGGATTTGAATTGATGTTATCTAAAACGTTAAGGAATCCGTTGGCCTTTTCGGAATTGAATCCGGTTGAGTAGAACTCCCGAAATTGAACTTGACGTGAAAGGGTTATTTTAGAATGTCAAGATTTCAGGTTGTGTTGCGAAATGGGGGCTTGGGGAATAATTTCGAGTTTTGACTCCATGCAAGCCGCTATTGCGGGTTGGGGCCCGCTAAAGCAGGACAGTTGCGGGGTTAGGTCAGAGAAGTCTCAAAACCATTTTTATTTCTGCAACTTCGTTCTTGGAGAGCTAGAGGTGACTTATGGCTATTTCTTTTCAGTTTTCCACCAAATCCTTcggtaaaggtaagttaatcattCCTCTAACTTGTAATTCGATTCTTAGATCTTACAATCTATGGGAATTTTCTTAGGGGGAGGTTTTGACTTGAAATTAATAGTGGAAAAAGTCCTAGTTGGGTGAGATGATCATAAAAATGGCCAAGGGTTAGGATTTTGATATAACCTGAGTAATCCAGGCcatttttcattgattctttatattctttgtttgttttagaccaagaacaagccagAGCactttaaaaaggaaaaactcaAGTTCTTTAGAGCATTCATTCTttattcgaggtaggtgatgattgtGTTTTTCTCATTTGTGTTATATGTGCTTGTTAACTACTTTGttagtattgcatgcatgatatatgattgagGAAAAGGGGAAGAACCTAAATCAAAATGATAATTGTGATAAAATTGCACACAATAAATATTTACTTGGTTGTACAAGTGTGTTGTTATGTATTATGGttgtgatatgtgatttctTGTGGATCGGGTGCCACGTCAGTACAATCGGATCGAGTACCACACCGATACTTTGGAATGGGTACCGCATTGGTAAACTGACTAAGGAAACGAGTACCACACCGGTACACTAACAGTTTGTGCATGAGTTCCAGAGAGAACTAGATTGATTGTTGTATTATGATTGATCATGTTCATTGTGCATAATAATTCGAATGTAAAGACTAGGAGTTCGGTGTCGCTATAACTGCATTGTAATTGTATATTGTCTGCTTTATTAAGTTGTGATTTCTTGTTGATATTTCATTTACTACAACTAGtcgtgtgatcctaccagtacactgtggttgtgtactgataccacacttgcttttttttttgttgagtacatggcaAATTCAGGCAGTTGTTGAGAGATACTTGATCGTTCGAATTCAAGGGTGAGGCAGTTCTTTCAGGCTACCACGAATTCTTCTTGATTCTTAGTGCTTTTCGTTTAGACTCAGACACTATTAGGCACTTTAATTTATGATTATTGCATTTGGGGTTGTATACCCATATTCTAGACTTTAGATAGTGTTTtagtacaatgactttcaggtttcaGGGAGTTTATTTCTGCaatattttgttaaactttGTTGAGTTTATGGAGACTCATCTTTTATGTATTTAAACTACTTCCACTTAGTTAAATGCATGATTTTTGAGTTATTAGAATGAAGATGTTAGGTTAATTGAGCTAGTATTGGTTCTCCTACCTCTCCCACCTCatgagggttagtgtgggtgccactcacgatGGGTCAGAGTCGTGACATCATTAAAACTTTTAACGATATTTATATAGAGTGTTATTTATAAATACTCATAGTTATTATTGCtgctaaatataatatatgataATTACATTATTGTCGTTAAATCCTTTTATTTGTAATACTGATATACTGTTTGAAGTTCAGGCACATATGGTCGAAGTacaatcatttttttttgaacttcAGACATACGTGattaaagtttaatcatttttaCCTGACTTCAGTCATTTATATCTGAAGTCATGCATATATGTGATATGCATGGACTTCAAGGAAAAAGTGAAATTCAAGCATAAATACATGAACTTTACTCATGTAATTTCAGATTAATTTTTCAAGCGTAACTTCAAACAATGCATATCTAAAGTGTATATATGTAcaaacatttttaaaaagtgtGTACAACTTAGAAAATGTCAAAAAGGTTGCATGCCTTGCCCCCGTGATATATACCATAAAAATAGCCGCTATAGAAGCTAATAATGAAGACATACAAGAATTTAGTAAACAGATTAAAGAACTATTAAAATTAGAAGTGATAAGACGATCTACCTCTAAACATAGATCTGTTGCATTTACGGTAATGAACCATAGTGAGAAAGTAAGAGAAAAAGCTACAAtggtaataaattataaaagattaaatgataatactagaATAGAAGTAATTCATCTTGATACCAACTTATTCGTTGTCTGTCTTCTTCGACTGTACTTCTTGGTCTAGTTGAAAGAAAGTCCATTTTTGTAGTGTTCGGGTGATGGTCTGTGTTTCTTTTGGTGGAGTTATTTCTACTTTCTTTAACAGAAGTAATTCATCTTGATACCAACTTATTCTTTTATTAGTTTATCTACCTTTATGTTTAATTCTATTAATAATGCTATTAttgtgttattttattttaatattaccttaTCTGATAGACTAAACAGAATATACTCAGAGAAGCCTACTGGTTCTGGTTGATaatgttttgtattttctaAGGCCTTTTTGTAATTTATGTCTTCCTCGCTCATGAAAGCGAGATGTTCtctagtcttttaattattttctttaagtcgCTTATCTCGGTAGTTATTACTTCAACTTGTTCTATAATCTTGGTTACTACTTGTGTATTCTTTATCTCTAATTCTTTTGGTTTCTCAATAATTGTCTTAACCAacttttctatttctatttttgttggtattttttcaaaattaaacttTGTATTGAGATATTGAATTTTTGTATCGGCTTCTAGTTGTTGagatttaaagaaattaaagttTTGTTCTAATTTAGTTAGTATCCTTCCTTGTTTATTTAAAGTAGCTTCTGTAGTTTCTAAAAgtcttattataattttatattttaactgaACGTTATGactaaaatttataatcaaGTCTACCAGGGTATTGTAATGTTTATCCTCCAAATGTAATATGTGTTCTCCTTGTGCGAAATTACACCTTATAGTATTAGTCTTATATAAAGCCCTGTATTTCTTTTCAGGATGTATTCTTAAATCTAAGTATTCAAGATGTTTTAGTGAATCTATTTTGTTATCCTAAGGAGCTAACTTTCCAAATTACTTCATATAATTCTACTCGATAAGTACTAAATATAATGTCGTCTTgtatgctgaaaatttattaaagtaATGCAGCTCTAAGCTCAGTCTGTTCTTTGTATAGAGCTTCTGTAGAATAAGGAAGTACTTGCAACACTAGTTTGTCTAACTGTTCTTTTAACCAGGCAAGGTTCTTTTTAAGTTCAGATCTATATTTTCATTGTTCGTGTATCCAATTTTGTCTTAGTCTGATTCTCTTTATATATTCTAATGGCATAAATATTATCCTAATGGAATAGAAAGAAGTATTTTTCTGTAATGTTTTATCCGAATATTAGATTAATTAACTTGTCTTTCTAGACTTTCTAATTGTCTGTATAAATACATTGTATATGGATCTGGATCTGATTCAGATGATGAGCTTAAAATTTCTCTTAGGTCCTTTTTTGTCTTTATTACTTCAGATCTATGATGTAATTCTTCTTGAAGCCACCTATGAACTCGTCGAAAGCATTGAAATAAAGGTTGATTTTGGATAGATTTATCCAAGCTGATAAGTTGTTTCTCTAATACGCATCTCACACCATCTAATTCTATTATTACTACTGTCTATATCACTCTGACAACTCTATATTTCCCACTTTACAACACTTATAAGATCTCTTTTAACTATACGCTCTTCACTAaaactattatattttttatctaAATAATCTATTGTTTCTACTACTTTTAAATAGTCTTCTAACTTACCTTTTAATTGTATGGaagtctattttattttatattcacGGTATAATAGCCAATAGCTAAATCATACGTCTCTATAAGTAGGATGtcttttcataaaatttttGATCATGCTTTGAGTTGTATTACTAGTTTATATTCTAAACGTGATATGGTGTCTATCAAATATTCTAGTCTTTAGTTATCCTCTTTGGTATAATTAAGCCACTTATATTCCGTATACAATTTTTGTAGATTAATTTTTGTTTCTTGTAAAACTTGTTTATTCCTGAAGGGTATACACATATCTTGTTCCAAAAACtacttgctctgataccaaattaaaattactttaGATAAAATATGTGATTACAAGATGGTTTTGTTTTCAAATAAGTTGTAAATCATACTCAGTACTCCCTCTCTCGTTTTAGTTTCATCTTGCTTGTTTAGTAAGTAAATTCCGAATATccctatttttattcttttttttaaattacactgttcaGCTCTCCTTCGGAATCTATGTTCTTAATAAATTCTTCTTTAACCATACTCCGGATATATGTATGACAACAAATACATCCTTTGTTTATGGCAGACTTTCAAGGCCAGGAGTTCTTAAAATTTACAGGTTAATCCATCGTTGTTATTAAGAAGTTCAAAAGTTAACCATATACTAAAGCTAAACAGTTATGATTGTACAACagtttttatatgaaaatcatGAAGCAATAACACACTAAACATATTTTTTGGGGGATTTTAGgaataaaacatcataaaacttAAATGAATCGACAGAGAGAGGTTTTCCTTTCGGGAATCCCGAAGAGCTTTGCAAAGAAGTGGAAAAACTTTATACAAACACACTtgttattattaaattttactACAAGCCAGGGATGGTTGGTTGAAGGTTGGGATTATTATACATGAAGTGAAATATGTTGAGGGTTTTTGAGGTTTTTTCTTCTAAGTGTTGTTTCTATTTTTCTCCAAGTATGTCTTTCTAACTCACACAACTATCTCTTATATAGACATTAGAGATAGAAAACAGAAGGTTTAAAATACACTACGTTTCCCAATTAGATTAAAAACGTAACACCTCCTACTAAAAATCCAATGCCATGTTGTGAAGGCTGCGGAGATACATGTATTTGTTACTCTTCACAAAATCTATatgaagaacttgaagattaTTTAGAACAATCATACCTAGAAAAAGATTATACCTTAATAAATGTAGACACTGAATTCTATAATTTTTAGAAGGGAATAAATACGATAGGAATGATGAAACATCGTAAAGATTTAGACAACATAATAACAATATTAGATGAAATGGAAATAATTGGTgaaaaatcattaatacattGGGGTTGTAATAAAATCATGTGTAAACTAGACATAATCAATCTAgaatataacataaaaacagCCGCTATAGAAGCTAATAATTAAGACACAGAAAAAATTTAGTAAACAGATTAAGGAACTATTAAAATTAGAAGTGATAAGACGATCTACCTCTAAACATAGATCTGCTACATTTATGGTAGGGAACCATAGTAAGCAagtaagagaaaacgctagaatggtaataaattataaaagattAGATGATATTAGTAGAACAGATGCATGCAAGCTACcagacaaaaatgaattaatcaatagaatacaaggtaaaaaattattcaGCAAATTCGATTGTAAATCTGGATATTGGCAAGCAAAAATGCACCAAGAAAACATAGAATGGATAACATTCACTTGTCCAGAAGGACATTTTGAATAGCTCGccatgccttttggtttaaaaacaACACCGCCCATTTTTCAGCAAAAAATGGACGATGTGTTCGGAGACTACAAAAAAATTCGTACTAATTTATGTGGATGGCATTTTAGTATTTAGTAAATACATCCAAGAACACTTAGGGCACCTATAAATAGTTTTTAGACTATTTGTAAAATACGgaataataattagtaaaaagaaaTGGAATCATGTAAGACacatattaattttttaggaTTAGCCTTAGGAGATAGAAAAATAAAGCTCCAACCACATATAGCTAAAAAGGTATTAGATATGCCAGTTAATTAGACAATACAAAAGATTTACAGGACTTTACATAAGACTAATACTATTAGGTGTAATTTCGCACAAGGAGAACGCATATTACATTTGGAGGATAAACATTATAATAATTTGGTACACttgattataaattttagtgATAAAGTTCa
This window encodes:
- the LOC129884144 gene encoding small polypeptide DEVIL 4-like; the encoded protein is MMKKQLRLSKLRRMVKQQKGKLYIMRICITMLLCWDKTTTPRIYIWM